A genomic window from Vanessa atalanta chromosome 7, ilVanAtal1.2, whole genome shotgun sequence includes:
- the LOC125065423 gene encoding uncharacterized protein LOC125065423: MNESDTYLSKFVADLWIDGMDVVRIISRDCTKKYKGFKEIINNKEYYPKFVRCVKRKTLDVLDRSLSLDVVPIVDGVNLVRFELIDHSGNILRENETSSWTERELEEDEWKNLALKRLARVFRTHVIKFDFEDDNIYDKVEYRGRRRHHMMTMMMFGVVSIGMVLIPMGFQFLAVLGGKALLLAKMALILASIQGLKKIAASPLSYGFYHSYPPFDHHFDKRSRDEHTPSTAYLESQFLKKKLNQADDTADLTLPESDKPFTNIGKEMTKNEAIIKEDLRQYPIYTGLTLPDKLTSIDSQPTLVDLTTRPGEVQVDYSLDLPFNGFRFQSPTPVVSA; the protein is encoded by the exons ATGAATGAGTCTGATACTTATTTGAGTAAATTTGTAGCAGACTTGTGGATAGACGGAATGGACGTTGTGAGAATTATTTCGAGAGATTGCACAAAAAag TACAAAGGTttcaaagaaattattaataataaggaatattatCCGAAGTTTGTAAGGTGTGTTAAGAGAAAGACGTTAGACGTTCTGGACCGCAGCTTGAGCCTCGACGTTGTACCCATCGTAGATGGAGTGAATTTAGTGCGTTTTGAGCTTATCGATCATTCGGGAAACATCTTACGAGAGAATGAGACAAG TTCGTGGACTGAAAGAGAGTTGGAAGAAGACGAATGGAAAAATCTTGCCCTAAAACGATTAGCGAGAGTATTTCGCACTCATGTTATAAAGTTCGACTTTGAAGATGACAACATTTATGATAAAG TTGAATACAGAGGTCGACGTCGTCATCACATGATGACCATGATGATGTTTGGAGTCGTATCCATTGGAATGGTCCTTATACCTATGGGCTTTCAATTTCTTGCCGTGTTGGGAGGGAAGGCACTCCTCTTGGCCAAGATGGCTCTCATACTTGCATCGATACAAGGACTTAAAAAG ATTGCTGCAAGTCCGCTAAGCTACGGCTTCTACCATTCCTACCCTCCTTTTGATCATCATTTCGATAAAAGAAGCCGTGACGAACACACGCCATCAACAGCATATCTTGAGTcacaatttttaaagaaaaaactcAATCAAGCTGATGATACAGCTGATTTAACATTACCAGAATCAGATAAACCATTTACAAATATTGGGAAAGAAATGACAAAAAATGAAGCGATTATTAAGGAAGATTTAAGACAGTATCCAATTTACACAGGGCTCACATTACCCGATAAATTAACTTCTATAGATTCACAACCAACATTAGTTGACCTTACAACTAGACCGGGAGAAGTTCAAGTGGACTACTCGTTAGATTTGCCCTTCAATGGATTTCGTTTTCAAAGTCCCACTCCTGTCGTTTCAGCTTGA